From the Leptospira sp. WS60.C2 genome, one window contains:
- a CDS encoding TetR/AcrR family transcriptional regulator: MKKKSKSSYHHGNLRESILEASHQYIRKFGVESLSLREIAKILGVTHSAPNKHFPKKEILLAALVEDGFHMFRSFLENTGIEMETNPREAFIRMGLGYIQFANENPELYRLMFSNVFEHPENYPEMGKAGFEAFNVLHESVKFLQSKGVIRKGDSLELSYLIWSLVHGYVLLSQEGRLKHASGVNVNQEETLRSLLSLLMDGIR, from the coding sequence GTGAAAAAAAAATCGAAATCAAGCTACCACCATGGCAATTTACGAGAATCCATTCTGGAAGCATCCCACCAATACATCCGAAAATTCGGTGTCGAAAGCCTAAGTTTACGAGAAATTGCCAAAATTTTGGGTGTCACCCACTCGGCTCCCAACAAACATTTTCCTAAAAAAGAAATCCTTCTTGCGGCCCTTGTTGAGGATGGATTCCATATGTTTCGCTCTTTTTTAGAAAACACCGGGATTGAGATGGAAACAAATCCTAGAGAAGCCTTTATCCGGATGGGTTTGGGTTATATCCAATTTGCCAACGAAAACCCTGAATTGTATCGTTTGATGTTTAGCAATGTTTTCGAACATCCGGAAAACTATCCTGAAATGGGAAAAGCGGGGTTTGAAGCCTTTAATGTCTTACACGAATCTGTCAAATTCCTGCAATCCAAAGGAGTCATTCGAAAAGGGGATAGTTTAGAGCTTTCCTATTTGATATGGTCACTCGTGCATGGGTATGTCCTACTCAGCCAGGAGGGCAGATTGAAACATGCAAGTGGTGTCAATGTGAACCAAGAGGAGACTCTACGTTCCCTCTTGAGCCTTCTTATGGACGGAATCCGATAA
- a CDS encoding SDR family NAD(P)-dependent oxidoreductase: protein MSSKEVKYYGPWALVTGATSGIGKDFAQELAKKGFSLVLVARTKSKLEELSRKYQTECGVETYPISVDISQANGLEELLKKTTDLNIGLVVHAAGFGSAGSFSDLDLANELNMVDLNCRSTVQLSHGFCNRMRNRGKSGLVLFGSLVGFQGSPWSATYSATKAFVQSFAEALYHEEKGYGIDVLSVAPGPVETGFGSRAAMQMGMAQSSEGIAKECLKALGRQMTVRPGFLSKFLGYSLSTAPRPLRVTIMKGIMGGMVSGGKK from the coding sequence ATGAGTTCAAAAGAAGTAAAATACTATGGACCGTGGGCGTTAGTAACGGGTGCCACTTCAGGCATAGGCAAGGATTTTGCCCAAGAGTTGGCAAAAAAAGGATTTTCTTTAGTTTTAGTAGCAAGAACCAAAAGTAAGTTAGAAGAGCTCTCCCGAAAGTACCAAACCGAATGCGGAGTCGAAACCTATCCAATCTCTGTCGATATCAGCCAAGCGAACGGCCTGGAAGAGCTCCTCAAAAAAACAACAGATCTTAATATCGGGCTGGTTGTCCATGCAGCCGGGTTCGGAAGTGCAGGTTCTTTTTCCGATTTGGATCTAGCCAATGAATTGAATATGGTGGACTTAAACTGCCGTTCTACGGTGCAACTCAGCCATGGTTTTTGCAATCGAATGAGAAACCGAGGGAAGTCAGGTCTAGTTTTATTTGGTTCTTTAGTTGGCTTCCAAGGATCACCATGGTCTGCGACTTATAGCGCTACGAAAGCCTTTGTACAATCTTTTGCAGAGGCTCTTTATCACGAAGAAAAAGGTTATGGGATTGATGTACTATCTGTAGCACCAGGACCCGTCGAAACAGGGTTTGGTTCCAGAGCCGCCATGCAAATGGGAATGGCCCAATCCAGCGAAGGAATCGCCAAAGAATGTTTAAAAGCTCTCGGCCGCCAAATGACTGTTCGCCCCGGTTTTTTATCCAAGTTTTTAGGTTACAGTTTGTCCACAGCTCCCAGACCACTTAGAGTTACGATTATGAAAGGGATCATGGGGGGAATGGTCTCTGGAGGCAAAAAATGA
- a CDS encoding DUF2141 domain-containing protein: MKKILITLVCLVSQFPLLAIDLVVEIQNRKSSQSEILCGIYVSQEGFPTDPSKRLLGVTGTKEGTKTFCRFKTLSPKTYSVSVLEDLNGNKKMDSTFVGFPKEPWGVSQNAPMHAFGPPTFAEASFILEADKTIQIKLNIPE, encoded by the coding sequence ATGAAAAAAATTCTAATCACCCTAGTATGCCTAGTGAGCCAATTCCCCCTGCTTGCGATTGACTTAGTGGTCGAAATCCAAAATCGCAAAAGTAGCCAATCAGAAATCCTATGTGGGATTTATGTTTCACAAGAAGGATTTCCTACCGATCCATCCAAACGTCTACTCGGTGTTACGGGAACGAAGGAAGGAACTAAAACTTTCTGCCGGTTTAAGACACTAAGTCCCAAAACCTATTCGGTATCTGTTTTAGAAGATTTGAATGGAAATAAAAAAATGGATTCTACTTTCGTAGGTTTTCCCAAAGAACCTTGGGGAGTTTCTCAGAATGCTCCGATGCATGCATTCGGGCCACCTACTTTTGCCGAAGCAAGTTTTATCTTAGAAGCAGATAAAACGATACAAATCAAACTCAACATACCAGAGTGA
- a CDS encoding FN3 associated domain-containing protein produces the protein MRKTTKYYNYFFLIYVCLFQYCILVPNSGSNSSAIGLLLGLGGRSSTPVNLDPGTVIDLSGDGSFTGTIVDSDGNGIADGIDLAGNGLPNVILIDTNSDSIPDALDSNGDGVADYFINPNPPAFLTSGPGGSGSPVVAIVDSNGNLIGFDTDGDGTANDTLVAQILGDTTPPTITSSLSSGTYSTTQTTTLTCSDNLAPGNLIYTLDSSTPDFQLKVGTILTPPAKTVSLSFEGTRTLRAFCRDLNGNLSSIIQINYTVDTSVPALTLVSQSSLAITSSANGIQSSTATWQSNRSGSYSIYEGSACSGTSLTAGSVSANQDITFVRSYTHFSGEGTKSYRICVTGSNGLIGFVSFSLQRDDTAPVVSTSPSTGNYSSATSVTASCTDVGGSGCDKIAYTTQMGSAPANPAIQGSTGSITNGMLYNSSIDMSDSSVTYAKFVARDKAGNLSSINSQTYTVDTQVATITVNSFTSAVNGTSNVSLNWQSSKAGDYQIRIGGSSCSTGTALSHGPVNSNVTGSASATTDISTTVANTHFTEGDNSIRICVSNLVGSFGFTTRTTNKDTTAPIVSIASPSGSGPFNAGTQLQLSCSDTGGTGCDKIIYTLNGTDPTFDSNGTVTNGSVYSSAFALSNGTIQVKYRAVDLAKNSSSINSQSFYVGPPIISSIGVGTGQLTVNFTTVSGATGYKVYYSSSSGVTKSNSSVSGTSSPIVLTGLNNDTTYYINITLTATYGESDLGAETYQTPSNLPLVNYCRLQYPSSLTLTRNTTANASNAIYIQFYQANITNILPQAADSRVQLQIGYGTNNSNPMTEPQNWTFFSASYNPSCLTCGNENHHEYFSFITAPSNPGTYKYTGRVKITGVARETYCDIDGYGANSGLTFSTSQLGTLTVQ, from the coding sequence ATGCGAAAAACTACCAAATATTACAATTATTTTTTCCTCATTTATGTTTGTTTATTTCAGTATTGCATATTGGTGCCTAACAGTGGTTCTAACTCAAGTGCCATTGGACTTTTGTTAGGTTTAGGAGGACGTTCCTCTACACCTGTCAACTTGGATCCAGGAACCGTAATAGACTTATCAGGTGATGGTTCCTTTACAGGAACCATTGTCGATTCTGACGGTAATGGGATAGCCGATGGTATAGATCTCGCTGGAAACGGTCTCCCAAATGTGATCTTAATTGATACAAATTCAGACAGTATACCTGATGCATTGGATTCAAATGGGGATGGAGTTGCGGATTATTTTATCAATCCAAATCCTCCCGCTTTTCTAACATCTGGACCTGGAGGATCTGGAAGTCCAGTCGTAGCAATCGTCGACTCTAATGGAAATCTGATTGGTTTTGATACAGATGGCGATGGAACTGCTAATGATACTTTGGTGGCACAGATTCTTGGAGATACAACACCACCTACAATCACTAGCTCATTGTCATCAGGAACTTATTCTACTACACAGACAACTACTTTGACTTGTTCTGACAATCTTGCCCCAGGAAATTTGATTTATACACTAGATAGTTCGACTCCTGACTTTCAACTGAAAGTAGGAACCATTCTTACTCCACCTGCCAAAACTGTTAGTCTGAGTTTTGAAGGAACTCGAACTTTAAGAGCCTTCTGCCGAGACTTGAATGGGAATCTGTCCTCCATAATTCAAATCAATTATACAGTTGATACTTCAGTACCTGCATTAACTTTAGTGAGTCAATCTTCATTAGCAATAACCTCATCAGCAAATGGGATTCAATCTTCTACAGCAACATGGCAATCCAATCGTTCTGGCTCATATTCGATATACGAAGGTAGTGCCTGTTCAGGAACAAGCCTTACAGCAGGTTCAGTTTCCGCAAACCAGGACATAACGTTTGTTCGCTCTTATACTCACTTTTCTGGTGAAGGGACTAAATCCTACAGAATATGTGTGACAGGATCTAATGGTTTGATTGGTTTTGTTTCTTTTTCTCTTCAAAGAGACGACACAGCACCCGTTGTGTCTACATCTCCAAGTACCGGAAATTATAGTTCCGCTACATCCGTCACGGCAAGTTGTACTGATGTTGGTGGATCTGGTTGTGACAAAATAGCTTACACAACCCAAATGGGAAGTGCACCAGCCAATCCCGCTATCCAAGGATCAACAGGAAGCATTACGAATGGTATGTTGTATAACTCAAGCATCGATATGTCAGATTCTTCCGTCACTTATGCTAAGTTTGTAGCTCGTGATAAAGCAGGTAACCTTTCTTCAATCAATTCGCAGACATACACGGTCGATACTCAAGTAGCAACCATTACCGTTAACTCTTTCACTTCAGCAGTCAATGGAACAAGTAACGTAAGTCTTAATTGGCAAAGCTCCAAAGCGGGAGACTACCAAATCAGAATTGGGGGTAGCAGTTGTTCAACAGGAACTGCGCTAAGTCATGGACCTGTAAATTCCAATGTTACAGGTTCGGCTTCAGCGACAACAGACATCAGTACCACTGTCGCCAACACTCACTTCACTGAAGGAGATAATTCAATCCGAATTTGTGTTTCAAATTTAGTGGGAAGTTTTGGTTTTACTACACGTACGACGAATAAGGATACAACAGCTCCAATTGTAAGCATTGCGTCACCATCTGGGTCAGGTCCTTTTAATGCAGGCACACAACTACAACTTAGTTGTTCTGACACTGGAGGAACTGGATGCGATAAAATCATCTATACTTTAAACGGCACAGATCCTACCTTTGATTCCAATGGTACCGTTACAAATGGATCGGTTTACAGTTCTGCATTTGCCCTTTCCAATGGTACTATACAAGTAAAGTATCGAGCAGTTGATTTAGCCAAAAACAGCAGTTCAATCAATTCGCAAAGCTTTTACGTAGGCCCACCAATCATTTCATCTATTGGGGTTGGAACCGGTCAATTAACCGTTAACTTTACGACTGTATCAGGAGCAACGGGATATAAAGTTTATTACAGTTCTAGTTCGGGAGTTACGAAGTCAAACTCCAGTGTATCAGGTACCAGTTCTCCAATCGTTCTAACAGGACTTAATAATGATACTACTTATTACATTAACATCACATTGACTGCCACTTATGGAGAAAGTGATTTAGGAGCAGAAACTTATCAAACTCCATCCAATTTACCTTTAGTCAATTACTGTCGCCTTCAGTATCCTAGTTCTTTAACTTTAACAAGAAATACAACAGCCAATGCTTCGAATGCTATCTACATTCAATTCTATCAAGCAAATATAACCAATATCTTACCACAAGCTGCGGATTCTCGAGTACAATTACAAATAGGATACGGGACCAATAATTCTAACCCAATGACGGAACCGCAAAACTGGACTTTCTTTTCAGCATCATACAATCCCTCTTGTTTAACCTGTGGAAACGAAAACCACCATGAATATTTTTCCTTCATAACAGCACCTTCTAATCCTGGAACGTATAAATATACAGGCAGAGTAAAGATAACAGGAGTAGCTCGAGAGACATATTGTGATATAGATGGATATGGGGCAAACTCAGGCCTAACATTCTCAACTTCTCAATTAGGCACTTTAACGGTTCAGTAA
- a CDS encoding c-di-GMP phosphodiesterase, translating into MSDSPLVSPEQLAKFEFNDDLLSSYRKSKQIPLDLYDRNGKLIMAKKRNATEEDFGKLLKIELQGAYCLTTDSKHLRVTSAETIDPRQTKLFDPDKTTEFAKQTESLILELKKEAFNSDHALKVHKSIGKVLDDFTSNPDFESGLFNILEILNHAGVPVESELMTKRTIVAMGMKVRTKKIGVGDDNKPNKKDHLSVMTASFLADIGYSKLVLPDKPNLTKEEYNTIQQHPIISYLMTLAAPEITQEIRTLILNHHRPFRGNSINNNFPDNNTVFRKLMVIRDKFIKDPSKRMIVADIDAQLRIQESNVNSVNFEEDIAILSLASEYASLTTNQPWRPAFSSATALKMIVNDSFFSYSNRNIRHLLDYVGASLTNNQNIINVGDYVITASIDSEKQVHFDICKILEVDRFQTRPKIQRLCTIKPLFKKGIKYRIADFDINEIRMDKRRAVIDLAGQTSSTQRIIYIIDPEMNAPLFDAVTKMDIS; encoded by the coding sequence TTGAGCGATTCTCCCTTAGTTTCCCCTGAACAACTTGCTAAATTTGAATTTAATGATGATCTACTCAGTAGTTATCGTAAGAGCAAACAGATCCCACTCGATCTATATGATCGAAATGGCAAACTCATCATGGCAAAAAAAAGGAACGCCACAGAAGAGGATTTTGGCAAGCTTTTAAAAATTGAGTTGCAAGGAGCCTATTGCCTCACCACTGACTCAAAACATTTACGGGTCACTTCGGCAGAAACAATAGACCCTCGTCAAACAAAACTGTTTGATCCAGACAAGACAACGGAATTTGCAAAACAAACCGAATCACTAATACTAGAGCTAAAAAAAGAAGCATTCAACTCTGATCACGCACTCAAAGTCCACAAATCAATTGGAAAAGTTTTAGATGATTTCACGAGTAATCCAGATTTTGAATCCGGACTTTTTAATATATTAGAGATTTTGAATCATGCTGGTGTACCAGTTGAATCTGAACTCATGACAAAACGAACGATTGTTGCGATGGGAATGAAAGTTCGAACAAAAAAGATTGGTGTCGGTGATGACAATAAACCCAATAAAAAAGATCATCTTTCTGTGATGACAGCAAGTTTTCTTGCAGACATAGGGTATTCAAAATTAGTTCTTCCAGATAAACCAAACCTAACAAAAGAAGAATACAATACTATCCAACAACACCCGATCATCAGTTATTTGATGACTCTCGCGGCACCGGAAATCACACAAGAAATTCGGACACTCATTTTGAACCACCATCGACCATTTCGAGGCAATTCCATTAACAATAATTTCCCCGACAACAATACGGTTTTTAGAAAACTAATGGTCATCAGGGATAAGTTCATCAAGGACCCAAGTAAAAGAATGATTGTTGCTGATATCGATGCCCAACTTCGAATCCAAGAATCAAATGTAAACTCTGTGAATTTTGAAGAAGATATAGCGATCTTATCACTTGCTAGTGAATATGCAAGTTTAACAACTAACCAACCTTGGAGACCTGCATTTAGTTCAGCAACCGCATTAAAGATGATAGTGAATGATTCGTTTTTTTCCTATAGCAATCGAAACATTCGCCATTTACTCGACTATGTTGGTGCTAGTTTAACAAATAATCAAAATATCATCAATGTGGGAGATTACGTCATCACAGCGTCTATCGATTCAGAAAAACAGGTGCATTTTGATATATGCAAAATTTTAGAAGTTGATCGTTTCCAAACTCGACCAAAAATCCAAAGATTATGCACGATCAAACCATTGTTTAAAAAAGGCATTAAATATAGAATTGCCGATTTTGATATCAACGAAATTCGAATGGACAAACGAAGAGCAGTCATTGATCTTGCCGGCCAAACTTCCAGCACACAAAGGATCATTTACATCATCGATCCAGAAATGAACGCACCACTTTTTGATGCAGTGACGAAAATGGACATTTCGTAA
- a CDS encoding AgmX/PglI C-terminal domain-containing protein: MKKQIPYQKEILIIAGTTFVLSIVYFLFLRLTPNGNSMTQPKMEVDQKGLSPYHKREVNLTITKHKRNIQLCYNAYLETKPKTEDGKIQFDWQIEPEGTPTKVEPIQSDFTSDSFIKCIQKEIESWEFPPPPEKSRNTYAEFTFHFKKDMNLTK; this comes from the coding sequence ATGAAAAAACAGATTCCATACCAAAAAGAAATCCTGATTATCGCTGGCACCACTTTTGTTTTAAGTATTGTATATTTTCTATTCCTTCGTCTTACTCCGAATGGGAATTCAATGACACAACCAAAGATGGAAGTGGATCAAAAGGGACTTTCTCCTTATCACAAACGAGAAGTGAACCTTACCATCACAAAACACAAACGCAATATACAACTCTGCTACAATGCATACTTAGAAACAAAACCGAAAACGGAAGATGGCAAAATTCAATTCGATTGGCAGATAGAACCTGAAGGAACTCCTACTAAAGTGGAACCCATTCAATCCGATTTTACATCTGATTCATTCATCAAGTGCATCCAAAAAGAAATTGAGTCTTGGGAATTCCCGCCTCCACCCGAAAAATCGCGTAACACCTATGCAGAATTCACCTTTCACTTTAAAAAAGATATGAATTTAACAAAATAA
- a CDS encoding FG-GAP repeat protein, with the protein MKADQLMHRSFLIKLVSPFLIIFVYTNCNELTLNNPCDQKSKSYKETLLLASTSEIPIPFCGFRVSNAPKLWEAQSYLKASNANPGDLFGNSVAISGETIVVGAPGEASNQTTITNGSTASSDNSLSSAGAAYVYKRFGTSWSQEAYLKPSNLGGTDQFGVSVAIDGDTIVVGANQEDSNQTTITNSPNPITPNEGATDAGAAYVFQRSGTTWAEQAYLKPSNMGANDQFGVSLAISGDTIAVGAFFEDSNQTSITNGSPAPAIEGATDSGAVYVFQRSGTTWAEQAYLKPSNTGASDRFGVSVDISKDTIVVGANLEASNQITITNGSGASVDNSAANAGAAYVFRRTGVSWIQEAYLKAPNAEAGDQFGTAVAIDGDTIVVGAFSEASNQTTITNGTTASSDNSATLAGAAYVFQRTGSTWSHQAYLKPPNVGADDRFGIKVAIEGNTILVGSIFEDNNQTTVTNGTIPNDDNSLSNAGAIYVFDRSGSTWAFRAYIKAPNGDVEDRFGNAISFSGDTAVVGVNQEDSNQNTITNGPNASSDNSALQSGAAYVFFRK; encoded by the coding sequence ATGAAAGCTGATCAACTTATGCATCGTTCTTTTTTGATCAAACTAGTAAGTCCATTCCTTATCATTTTTGTTTATACGAATTGCAATGAATTAACATTGAATAATCCCTGTGATCAAAAATCAAAAAGTTATAAAGAGACCTTGTTACTCGCTTCCACATCGGAAATTCCTATTCCTTTCTGCGGATTTCGTGTCAGTAACGCACCAAAACTCTGGGAAGCCCAATCCTATCTCAAAGCATCCAATGCCAATCCGGGCGATCTATTTGGAAATTCGGTTGCCATTTCAGGAGAAACGATCGTAGTAGGTGCCCCTGGAGAGGCAAGTAACCAAACAACGATTACCAATGGATCGACTGCGAGTAGTGACAACTCATTGTCCTCAGCTGGTGCAGCATACGTCTACAAAAGATTTGGTACCTCATGGTCACAAGAGGCATACCTAAAACCTTCTAATTTAGGTGGAACAGATCAATTTGGGGTCTCTGTTGCGATTGATGGAGATACCATTGTCGTAGGGGCAAACCAAGAAGATAGCAATCAAACGACGATTACGAATTCTCCTAATCCTATTACTCCGAATGAAGGTGCTACCGATGCTGGTGCAGCCTATGTGTTTCAAAGATCTGGGACTACGTGGGCTGAACAAGCCTACCTAAAACCTTCCAACATGGGAGCAAATGATCAGTTTGGTGTTTCTCTTGCCATCTCAGGCGATACCATTGCTGTGGGAGCATTTTTTGAGGATAGTAACCAAACAAGCATTACGAATGGATCTCCTGCTCCAGCCATTGAGGGAGCAACGGATTCAGGTGCAGTTTACGTGTTCCAAAGATCAGGCACTACGTGGGCAGAACAAGCTTACTTGAAACCGTCCAACACTGGAGCCAGTGATCGTTTTGGTGTATCTGTTGACATCTCAAAAGATACAATCGTTGTCGGTGCCAACTTAGAGGCTAGTAACCAGATCACAATTACAAACGGATCTGGTGCCAGTGTCGACAACTCAGCAGCCAACGCAGGGGCGGCATATGTCTTCCGAAGAACAGGCGTAAGCTGGATTCAGGAAGCCTACCTAAAAGCACCTAACGCAGAAGCTGGTGATCAATTTGGAACTGCGGTCGCTATCGATGGTGACACGATTGTCGTCGGCGCCTTTTCGGAAGCAAGCAATCAGACCACTATAACAAACGGAACTACGGCAAGCTCCGACAACTCTGCGACACTCGCAGGCGCCGCATATGTGTTTCAAAGAACGGGGTCGACTTGGAGCCACCAAGCCTACCTCAAACCTCCCAATGTAGGAGCAGACGATCGTTTTGGTATCAAAGTGGCCATCGAAGGAAATACGATCTTAGTTGGATCCATTTTTGAGGACAACAACCAAACAACAGTTACAAACGGAACGATACCAAACGATGACAACAGCCTGTCCAATGCTGGTGCGATTTATGTCTTCGATAGGTCTGGTTCCACCTGGGCATTTCGAGCCTATATCAAAGCTCCTAATGGAGATGTTGAAGATAGGTTTGGCAACGCAATTTCCTTTTCAGGAGATACTGCCGTCGTTGGGGTAAACCAAGAAGATAGCAATCAAAATACAATTACCAACGGACCGAACGCAAGTTCGGACAATTCCGCTTTGCAAAGTGGTGCCGCTTATGTCTTTTTTAGAAAGTAA
- a CDS encoding HD-GYP domain-containing protein — MALADVYDALCSRRVYKEGFSHEKAYGIILDGRGKHFDPVIVDAFQSVADQFNELREQLKPE, encoded by the coding sequence ATGGCTCTTGCGGACGTCTATGATGCGTTATGCTCTAGACGTGTTTATAAAGAAGGGTTCTCTCATGAAAAGGCTTATGGAATTATTTTAGATGGCAGGGGCAAACACTTCGATCCTGTCATCGTTGATGCTTTCCAGAGTGTAGCGGATCAGTTTAATGAATTAAGAGAACAGCTAAAACCAGAGTGA
- a CDS encoding SpoIIE family protein phosphatase codes for MIQILTFVRSLFQAPQGVEIRYQRYYVATNSIYVLAGLIHFTFIFFFWIVGAYEMAIFNLGSVLWFVFTIWINRKKYLFTSLYLCFSEVFLHALTATYFFGWGAGYQYYMMLFATGIFLLPPGRNFLKFGSIVVGCLLFASTYYYSMNYPPIYIWSPNFLALINVSNIIFSTLFHAGFAYYFTLAANIAEDSLERENKAQTAFFQNISHELRTPLTLISGPSESALQRNEGLNPSEVKVIVNQGRRLTRLVNQLLDLQKITSGRMELRKSPILLGDFLSLVSENFLAYVKRKNINFELVLEETPLYVHADPEQLDKCIFNYLSNAIKFTETGGNIRLSLKQKDGDAMISVVDTGIGMNESQMKRLFSRFGISEASLTREQEGTGLGLALVKELVELHGGKVGVESELGKGSHFYFSLPLLKNVPESEISGWKETKYHLFQHEYIPDASNSQINEIKPNTKKRSTKLLVVEDNPDLRSYLGSILTRAGYHVFVAKDGEEGLNTVITEKPDLVITDLMMPKLSGLDLIKEIRKKEEFHSLPVILLTAKADATTRKELHGEGADLYLSKPFLESELLSVIRNALRLMEKEFYFKEELARGIRIQKKLLPDPKFDRSLIDVKLEFIPSDGIAGDYYSVQSLGNGKTFIFLADVSGHGFSAGMISALLHFSLQLPNVSKENPSACLKQINSYLFGNTAGLFVTAVAVTIDSHSKTFLWAKAGHEDIYIGNQTEITPLIGKGKPLGILPEWEGTNLEMKFKKGEKLFLFSDGIFDVRSDDQFLFREKGFLDWAKDPNQWKEENALTSLLYMAKQFQKSEHFEDDVTLLSIEFLND; via the coding sequence ATGATCCAGATTTTAACATTTGTTCGCTCACTTTTTCAAGCTCCGCAAGGAGTAGAGATTCGATACCAAAGGTACTACGTAGCAACAAACTCCATTTATGTATTGGCTGGTCTGATCCATTTTACCTTTATTTTTTTCTTTTGGATTGTGGGCGCTTATGAAATGGCAATCTTCAATCTGGGAAGTGTTCTTTGGTTTGTTTTCACGATATGGATCAATCGGAAAAAATATCTCTTCACTTCTTTGTATTTATGCTTTTCAGAGGTATTTCTCCATGCGTTGACAGCCACTTACTTCTTTGGTTGGGGTGCAGGTTACCAATACTACATGATGTTATTTGCAACTGGAATTTTTCTTTTACCTCCAGGAAGAAACTTCCTTAAATTCGGAAGTATTGTTGTCGGTTGTCTTTTATTTGCATCAACTTACTACTATTCAATGAACTATCCCCCCATTTACATATGGAGTCCAAATTTTCTTGCACTCATCAATGTATCTAATATTATTTTTTCAACACTCTTCCATGCTGGGTTTGCCTATTATTTTACCTTAGCAGCAAACATTGCAGAAGACTCATTAGAGAGAGAAAACAAAGCACAAACTGCCTTCTTTCAGAATATCTCTCATGAGCTGAGAACTCCTCTTACATTGATTTCTGGTCCTTCCGAATCAGCCCTACAAAGGAATGAAGGATTAAATCCATCCGAAGTGAAAGTTATTGTCAATCAAGGAAGAAGGCTTACTCGTTTAGTAAACCAACTACTAGATCTCCAAAAAATCACTTCTGGTCGTATGGAATTAAGAAAATCTCCAATTTTATTGGGTGATTTTTTATCACTTGTCTCTGAAAATTTCTTAGCCTATGTAAAACGAAAAAACATCAACTTTGAGTTAGTTTTAGAGGAAACGCCTCTTTATGTTCATGCCGATCCAGAACAGTTGGATAAGTGTATTTTTAATTATCTATCCAATGCGATTAAGTTTACAGAAACAGGTGGAAACATTCGTCTCTCATTAAAACAGAAAGACGGAGATGCCATGATTTCTGTAGTCGATACAGGAATTGGTATGAACGAAAGCCAAATGAAACGTTTGTTTTCTAGGTTTGGAATCAGTGAAGCATCACTCACTAGAGAACAAGAAGGAACAGGACTTGGTTTAGCACTTGTGAAAGAACTAGTTGAACTTCATGGCGGAAAAGTAGGTGTTGAAAGCGAATTGGGAAAAGGTTCCCATTTTTATTTTTCCTTACCATTACTCAAAAATGTTCCGGAGTCAGAAATATCTGGTTGGAAAGAAACCAAATACCATCTCTTCCAACACGAATACATTCCCGATGCTTCCAATTCTCAAATAAACGAAATAAAACCTAATACTAAAAAACGATCTACAAAATTACTAGTTGTTGAGGACAATCCGGACTTACGTTCTTACTTAGGTTCGATCTTAACAAGAGCAGGTTATCATGTGTTTGTGGCGAAAGATGGAGAAGAAGGACTGAATACTGTGATTACAGAAAAGCCTGATCTTGTGATCACTGATTTGATGATGCCCAAACTGAGTGGCCTCGATCTCATCAAAGAGATTCGAAAAAAAGAAGAATTCCACTCATTGCCTGTGATTTTACTTACGGCAAAGGCAGATGCCACCACAAGAAAAGAGTTACACGGAGAAGGAGCAGATCTGTATCTCTCTAAACCATTCTTAGAATCAGAGTTATTAAGTGTGATTCGCAACGCCCTTCGTTTGATGGAAAAAGAATTTTATTTTAAGGAAGAGTTAGCAAGAGGGATTCGTATCCAGAAAAAGTTATTACCAGATCCTAAATTTGACAGAAGTCTAATCGATGTTAAACTTGAGTTCATTCCGAGCGATGGAATTGCCGGTGATTATTATTCAGTACAATCCTTGGGGAATGGGAAAACGTTTATTTTTTTAGCTGATGTGTCTGGACATGGATTTTCTGCGGGAATGATTTCTGCACTCTTACACTTTAGCTTACAATTACCAAACGTAAGCAAGGAAAATCCATCTGCTTGTCTCAAACAGATAAATTCCTATTTATTCGGAAATACGGCTGGTCTTTTTGTCACTGCTGTTGCCGTTACGATTGATTCTCATTCAAAAACATTCCTTTGGGCAAAAGCAGGACACGAAGACATCTATATTGGAAACCAAACCGAGATTACTCCGCTAATTGGAAAAGGAAAACCTCTCGGCATCCTACCAGAATGGGAAGGAACCAACTTAGAAATGAAATTCAAAAAAGGTGAAAAATTATTTTTGTTCTCTGATGGAATTTTTGACGTTCGATCTGATGATCAATTCCTCTTCAGAGAAAAGGGATTTTTAGATTGGGCAAAGGATCCGAATCAATGGAAAGAAGAGAATGCATTAACTTCCCTTTTGTATATGGCAAAACAATTTCAAAAATCGGAACATTTTGAAGATGATGTGACACTTCTTTCTATTGAATTCTTAAATGATTAG